The proteins below come from a single Candidatus Eisenbacteria bacterium genomic window:
- a CDS encoding sulfatase — protein MLRYWIAPAALGVGACIGTAEGIAEIVRQEYLPLGLHRNALLVFSDRVLLCALIGLGAAAAVLTIAAFVKKTPLGRRVQTVSFGFAATAAVGFALCRGWTRNRYTLATIWRSRERLAGLELPGGLTSGRVWSENLRIVGASLLIGAALYLLLRLLHRWSQSPGVRIAARRGLIAVTVTGLLAMVLAAFGDRVLFRNRVPTGLNVILISLDTLRADFLGCYGCARATSPGVDRLARDCVLFENAYSQAPCTVPSHGSFLTSRYPSVNRASMEGRSMPAHRVLCAEIFREAGYRTCGIVDASFLSGRYGFDQGYDDFEGWGRRARNIVPKAIRWLEGRNGRPFFLFIHIYDIHSPYARDPRYQTMFEETPYHGSIQPDGKTLGAYCHSRMEGLDPPFEINDEDACHLRTLYAGGVRYVDDILVRLADHVRDSGIDSSTLLVLTADHGEEFMEHGNVLHAELYRTVTHVPLLFRLPGGERGGRRISTPVGLIDLLPTLLDLTGLESPAPMTGRSLAPILRGTGEVPFRPIFSEFDDNRQLAVYGREHHLVRRIREDRWELFHVPTDPMEAFDRSREEGAIADSLRQILLDWRARMEDEILAEGGEARGQFRLREDERERLRALGYVR, from the coding sequence ATGCTCCGATATTGGATCGCGCCCGCCGCGCTCGGCGTCGGTGCCTGTATCGGGACGGCAGAAGGGATCGCGGAAATCGTCCGCCAAGAGTACCTTCCTCTCGGTCTGCATCGGAACGCCCTTCTCGTCTTCTCTGATCGCGTGCTTCTGTGCGCCCTTATCGGGCTGGGCGCCGCGGCGGCCGTCCTCACAATCGCCGCTTTCGTGAAGAAAACGCCTCTCGGGCGCCGCGTTCAAACGGTTTCCTTCGGTTTTGCAGCGACCGCCGCGGTGGGATTTGCCCTCTGTCGGGGATGGACGAGGAACCGTTATACCCTCGCCACAATCTGGCGTTCACGGGAACGGCTGGCGGGACTCGAATTGCCGGGCGGTCTCACGAGCGGGAGGGTCTGGTCGGAGAACCTGCGGATCGTCGGCGCTTCTCTGCTGATCGGGGCGGCTCTGTATCTACTCCTGCGCCTTCTCCACCGCTGGAGCCAATCGCCGGGCGTACGAATCGCGGCGCGCCGGGGCTTGATCGCGGTAACCGTCACGGGTCTGCTCGCTATGGTTCTCGCCGCTTTCGGAGACCGGGTCCTCTTTCGTAATCGGGTCCCCACCGGGCTGAACGTGATCCTGATCTCTCTCGACACGCTCCGCGCCGACTTCCTCGGGTGTTATGGCTGCGCCCGCGCCACCTCGCCCGGAGTGGACCGCCTCGCCCGCGACTGTGTTCTTTTCGAGAACGCTTACAGCCAGGCGCCGTGCACGGTCCCGTCGCACGGTTCTTTTCTCACGTCGCGCTACCCTTCCGTGAATCGTGCCAGTATGGAGGGCAGAAGCATGCCGGCGCATCGAGTCCTGTGCGCCGAGATTTTTCGAGAGGCGGGGTACCGCACCTGCGGCATCGTGGACGCATCCTTCCTGTCGGGACGATACGGTTTCGATCAGGGCTACGACGACTTCGAGGGCTGGGGACGGCGTGCGCGCAACATCGTGCCCAAGGCGATTCGCTGGCTGGAGGGGAGGAACGGCCGCCCCTTCTTTCTTTTTATTCACATCTATGACATTCATTCTCCTTACGCGCGGGATCCTCGATATCAAACAATGTTCGAGGAAACGCCTTACCACGGCTCGATTCAACCGGATGGAAAGACGTTGGGGGCCTACTGCCACAGCCGGATGGAGGGCCTCGATCCTCCCTTCGAGATCAACGATGAAGACGCGTGCCACCTGCGGACTCTCTACGCCGGCGGCGTCCGGTACGTGGACGATATTCTGGTGCGGCTCGCGGACCACGTGCGCGATTCCGGCATCGACTCAAGCACGCTGCTCGTCCTCACCGCCGACCACGGCGAGGAATTCATGGAGCACGGCAACGTGCTTCACGCCGAGCTGTACCGAACGGTGACGCACGTCCCGCTTCTTTTCCGGCTCCCGGGCGGAGAGAGGGGAGGGAGGCGGATCTCGACGCCCGTCGGCCTGATCGATCTCCTCCCCACGCTTCTCGATCTCACCGGTCTCGAATCGCCCGCGCCCATGACCGGACGGTCGCTTGCGCCGATCCTCCGCGGAACGGGAGAGGTTCCCTTCCGCCCCATATTCAGCGAGTTCGACGACAACCGGCAGCTCGCGGTCTATGGCCGGGAACATCATCTGGTGAGACGGATTCGGGAAGACCGATGGGAACTCTTCCACGTCCCGACCGATCCCATGGAGGCGTTCGACAGAAGCCGCGAAGAGGGGGCGATCGCCGATTCTTTGCGCCAAATACTCCTCGACTGGAGGGCGCGCATGGAGGATGAGATCCTCGCGGAAGGGGGCGAGGCCCGGGGGCAGTTCCGCCTGCGGGAGGATGAGAGGGAACGGCTCCGGGCGCTCGGCTACGTGCGGTGA
- a CDS encoding insulinase family protein, whose protein sequence is MRDPIISIAKATAIASLALAGIAVAGTPRHPDELDLPPMRIQTLEPAVDTLDCGIPVLYFENHDLPILSAVILFRAGESYFSDTDLPVGRILDEAWRSGGTAALDPDSLDKELSDLEATVRSWIGNFSSGISIDLASEDADRALPIWRDLAVRPKLDEARIERAKDHRLKDIQSINQTPSRIAEQRFLQLLYGEKHPEARLETRAEITAVGREDLAALHGRFAHPRNAWIGVAGDFDPEDIKERLNRLFGEWAREAGLFVESEKREWPLGSSPGLFLLPGEHAQSHIRIGRIVPGLRLDSPDYPATQILDFALGFGRMYYRSRSEGISYGAAVMLSVDDEKAVLNGFGSCRNDAADDMIRLFLEEMAAVMDRPITEEEAETSRFFRLSLEASRDERPRNSVYRVLRDRVAGRPIDRRERYIEGIQSATLEEIAAAAHYMAPHDSLTVIVVGDPSSFDTPLDSLGFGAPTILDPVLFGE, encoded by the coding sequence ATGCGCGATCCGATCATTTCCATCGCGAAGGCGACCGCGATCGCCTCGCTGGCTCTCGCCGGGATCGCCGTCGCCGGCACGCCTCGCCATCCGGACGAATTGGATCTCCCGCCGATGCGGATCCAAACGCTTGAGCCGGCGGTGGACACCCTCGATTGCGGCATCCCCGTGCTCTATTTCGAGAATCACGATCTTCCGATCCTGTCGGCGGTGATTTTGTTCCGCGCCGGCGAGTCCTATTTCTCGGACACGGACCTGCCCGTGGGACGGATTCTCGATGAAGCGTGGCGATCCGGCGGCACGGCGGCGCTCGATCCGGATAGTCTCGACAAAGAGCTTTCCGATCTCGAGGCGACGGTGAGAAGTTGGATCGGGAATTTCTCGAGCGGAATCTCCATCGATCTGGCGAGCGAGGACGCGGACCGCGCCCTTCCGATCTGGAGGGATCTGGCGGTCCGGCCCAAGCTGGACGAGGCACGCATAGAGAGGGCGAAGGACCACCGTCTCAAGGACATACAGTCCATAAACCAGACACCGTCCCGGATCGCCGAGCAACGATTCCTCCAATTGCTCTACGGAGAAAAGCACCCGGAGGCGCGGCTCGAAACGCGGGCGGAGATCACGGCGGTGGGCCGGGAGGATCTCGCCGCGCTTCACGGGAGATTCGCCCACCCACGGAACGCCTGGATAGGAGTGGCGGGCGATTTCGATCCAGAAGACATAAAGGAGAGACTGAACCGCCTCTTCGGCGAGTGGGCCCGGGAGGCCGGCCTCTTCGTGGAATCGGAGAAGCGGGAATGGCCGCTCGGTTCCTCGCCAGGCCTCTTTCTCCTCCCCGGTGAGCACGCCCAGAGCCACATTCGCATCGGCCGGATCGTGCCGGGGCTTCGGCTCGATTCCCCCGACTATCCGGCGACGCAGATTCTCGATTTCGCCCTCGGCTTCGGCCGGATGTACTACCGTTCCCGAAGCGAGGGGATCTCCTATGGCGCGGCGGTCATGTTGAGCGTGGACGACGAGAAAGCGGTGCTGAACGGGTTCGGATCCTGCCGAAACGACGCGGCGGACGACATGATCCGCCTTTTCCTGGAGGAGATGGCGGCGGTGATGGACCGGCCGATCACGGAGGAAGAGGCGGAGACGTCCCGCTTCTTCCGCCTCTCCCTGGAGGCGAGCCGCGACGAAAGACCGAGGAACTCCGTCTACCGGGTGTTGCGCGACCGCGTGGCGGGACGCCCGATCGACCGCCGGGAGCGCTACATCGAGGGAATTCAAAGCGCGACACTCGAGGAGATCGCCGCGGCCGCCCATTACATGGCGCCCCACGATTCGCTCACGGTGATCGTCGTGGGCGATCCGTCCTCTTTCGACACGCCGCTGGACAGCCTCGGGTTCGGAGCGCCGACGATTCTCGATCCGGTCCTGTTCGGCGAGTGA